The genomic window TCGCCGGGCTGGGCCTGAACCCCGACGACGTGACCATCAGCGGCGCGGTCAACGTGGACAGCGGCTGGAATGCCGGAGACGAGACGAACGCCACGCAGAACTTCTGGCGCAGCGCCGAGAACCTCGCTGTGATCCCCGAGGGCGGCACGAACCGCTGGGCGGTCTCGCAGGCCGCCCCGATGCGCCGCGTGCACATCCGCGGGAACCTCACCCTGGGGCCCAGCAACATGGGCAATCCCACCGGGTACGCCTCCGGCGGGTACCTCGCCGACGCCCGCGTGGACGGCCAGGTCAGCTCCGGGTCGCAGCAGCAGTGGTACACGCGCGACAGCAGCCTGGGTAGCTGGACCGGCGGCGTGTGGAACATGGTGTTCAGCGGCGTGCAGGGCGCGCCCGCGCAGGCCTTCCCGAACCCGCCGCACACCACGCTGGCCACCACGCCCGTCTCCCGTGAGAAACCGTACCTGTACATCGACGCCAGCGGTAAGTACCGCGTGTTCCTGCCCGCCCTGCGCAGCGCCTCGGCCGGCGCCACGTGGCCGAACACGCCCGGCACCAGCCTGCCCCTGAGTCAGTTCTACGTGGCCAGACCCAGTGACAGCGCCGCCACGCTGAATCAGGCGCTCGCGCAGGGCCTGAACCTGCTGTTCACGCCGGGCGTGTACCACCTGAACCAGACGCTGAACGTCACCCGCGCGAATACAGTCATCTACGGCCTGGGTTTCCCCACCCTGATCCCCGACGGCGGCGTGAACGCCATGCAGACCGCCGACGTGGACGGCATCCGCATCTCGGGCCTGCTGTTCGACGCGGGCACCGTGAACAGCGCCGCGCTGCTCACGGTCGGCACCGCCGGATCACACGTGAATCACGCCGCGAACCCCACCAGCGTGCAGGACGTCTTCTTCCGCATCGGCGGAGCGGTCGCCGGGAAGGCCACCACCAGCCTGATCGTGAACAGCGACCATACCCTGGTCGATCACATCTGGGCGTGGCGGGCTGACCACGGCACCAGCCCGACCGGCTGGACGATCAACACCGCGGACACCGGTCTGATCGTCAATGGCCATAGCGTCCTCGCCACCGGTCTGTTCGTCGAGCACTACCAGAAGTACGAGGTGATCTGGAACGGCCAGGGCGGCAGGACCATCTTCTTCCAGAACGAGAAACCCTACGACGTACCCGACCAGGCCACTTGGCGCAGCGGCGCGAACGGCTACGCGGCGTACAAGGTCGCGGACACCGTCACCACGCACGAGGGCTGGGGCATGGGCGTGTACTCCTACTTCAACGTGAACCCCGGCGTGCACGTCGACCGGGGCTTCGAGGTGCCCAGCACGCCCGGCGTGAAGTTCCGCGACCTGCTGACCGTGTCCCTGGGGAACGTGGGCACCATCGACCACGTCATCAACACCACCGGCCCGGTCGCCCCGCAACCCGGCACGAATACCGCGCCCAGCACCGTGGTCAGCTACCCGTGACGTCACGGCATCACGGCGTCCAGCCCGGTTTGAGATGCCCTCGCGCGCGACCGGGAACGGAGGAAGTCGTTGCGTCACAGCGGAGAGTTGGAGGTGTCCCTCGATGATCGCTGGATGGGGCGAACTCGCAGAGCAGCGGAGCAGCGCCAGCACGTGACAGTGGCAGCAGCTGTACCCAGGAGCGTGTGTCTCCAGGTTGCAGCTGCCGCACTTCATTCAGGCTGCTGTGGCAGGCTGCCGACCCCCTCGGGCCTCCTGCCGGTCAGTCGGTCTGGGCGGTGTCAGCGACCGCCTGGGCGTGTCTGAGAGCCCGCTGGTATTCCTTGTCGCGGGTGTACCCGAGCTGGTGGGCGGCGCTGGGGTGATCGCGCAGCGCGGCGCGGCGGACCTGACCGGGCGGAATGAACGCGAGGTCCGCGTCGCGGGTGGTCCTCAGGATCGAGAGCCGCAGGGCGTCCTGCGTGTCGTACGGGAACAGGCGCAGGTGGCTGGTGGTGCCGTGCGTTTCCGGGTAGAGGGGGTCGTGCCCGGCGCGCTGATGCAGCCGGGTCAGGGCGGCGTCGGCCTGTGGCGTGAGCGTCGTGATCAGGTCGCCGCGCAGCAGCGTGCCGTCCTCGGGGGTGTACGCCGCCCACGTCAGGCGCAGCAGCCCGGTGATGGGCAGGGCGTGATGCCACAGCAGCAGCAGCGCGGCGTGCAGCGCCGGGTCCTTCTGGCTGGCCCTGACCAGCCGGTCGAGGTCGTCCCGGGTCGGCAGCGGTGTGTCGCGGCGTTCCGCGCTGGGGTTCTGAAAGTCCAGCAGTGGATCGCCGGTGATCAGGTGCAGGGCCCGTAGGGCCCGGTAGAGGCTGCGCAGCGTCGTGACGCGGCTGATGCGGGTGTTGGCTCTGCTGGGCGTTCCGTCCGCTTTGGTGGCCAGCACTGCGTGCAGCCAGGCGTGGAAGTCCGCTGGGGGGTGCAGGATGCTGACGTGATCGCGGTCCGCGGCCGCCAGGATGGGTTTGAGGTTGCTGATCAGTTGAGCGGGGGTGCCGCGGATGAGGTCGTGCTGGTGCAGGGTGGTGATGAGGGTGTCTGGGTCAGCATGTGTGAGGGCGCGGGTGAGGGTTCGGGCGAGCTGATCCTCCGGGTGGGTCATGCTGATCATTGTATCCGGAGCTGGATACGAAACATCGAATAGGTCTCTCCTACCGGGTGAAACCTTACCTTGTCGACACGCAGAGGATTCGCACGTCACCAATCAGCCTTTCCCAAGCACTGGCCACTGCAGAAGCACATAGGGTAGACCCTCCTCCTCAGCGATCCGAATTGACGAAGCTGAAGAGAAGTAGGTAAATTTTCATATCCAGCTCCGGATAAAGTTCCCGTATGGTTTACGCTGCCGTCAGATGTACAGCAAAGGCACCACCACAGATCGAAAACCGGCCCGCAGATGTCGGGCCGGTTGAAAAGAAACAGTAAGAACGCGCCGCTGGGGCAAGTCATTGCGAATCGTCGGCCATTTCACGACGCACTGAGCTCGTTTGGATATATTGCCAAGTGTGGCGGGACAGACTGGTGTGCGTGCACGGTACGCTGCAGACGTGACCCTCACCCCGCCACCCGCCGCGAGGACGCGGCCGCGCCTGCTGCTGCTGGCGCTGCTGCTGACCGGCGCGTACCACGGCGTGCTGGTACTCACGCGGGCCGGCCTGAAATCCGATCAGGCGTCCTCTCTGCTCTACCTGGCCAGCGCGTACGTGCGCGCACCCCTGGATCCGTTCGACGACCGTTGGTACGGCGGCGTCCCCCTCACCGGGCACGCGCCCCTGGCGCCGCAGCTGCTGGCCCTGCTGAGCGGGACTCTCGGCCTGGACGGTGCGTTCGCCGCCACGCAGTTCATCTCGGTCCTCGTGCTCCTGTACGGCACGTACCGCTTCGCGCTGCTGCTCGGCTGCGGCCCCCGCGGCGCTGGTGTGGCAAGCCTGCTGACGCTGCTGGGCAGCGCCCTGACCCTGAGTCTCACGGTGTTCGGTCAGCTCGGCCTGATTCTCGGCGCCGGACTGGCCCTGACCGGCACGCCGAATCTGGTCATGTGGGTCCAGCGCGGCCGCCGCCGCGACCTGCTGCGCTGGGCGGCCGCGCTGCTCGCCGCCGCGAGCGCGCACAGCGCCGCGCCCCTGCTGCTGCTGGCCGCCCTCGCCCTGAGCGTGCCCGGGTCGCGGCAGCGCTGGGCAGCGGCACTGATTCCGCTGGTGGCGCTGCTGCTGGCGCTGCCGGACCGACTCTGGAGCGGGCCGGTGACGCGCGTGACGCCGCCCGACCTGCGTCTGGGCCGGACGGTGTGGCTGACTGCCGCGCTCCCGCTCTGGTCGCTGGCGTGGGCGCTGCCTGCCGTGGTTCGAGCCGCACGCTTCCCCTGGGCGGGTCCCGGCGCCGCTCCGTGGCGCGGCCACTGGACCGCTGCGCCCCTCCCGGTCCGCGCGGCGCTGCTGGGGGCGCCTCTGTTGGCGGGCGCCCTGCTGTCTCTGGCAGCGCCCGTCCCGTGGCGCACGCCACCCGAGGCACTGACTATTCT from Deinococcus sedimenti includes these protein-coding regions:
- a CDS encoding discoidin domain-containing protein; this translates as MTALRPTRTPATVLASVALLLGGCAQQGGPVATLHPQATCATTNLALNRPSLSSSNETNTTLSGAAFDGNAATRWSSAFTDPQWLRVDLGSVQALCQVTLNWEAAAGKAFQIQVSNDASTWTTLYSTTTGAGGVQTIPVTGSGRYVRMYGTQRTTGYGYSLWEMTVNGVSSTTLPTSDTPNFGPNVKIYDPSVPAATIQADLDSAFNAWNRNAGAQFGAQRYTFLFKPGSYGRVWANVGFYTHVAGLGLNPDDVTISGAVNVDSGWNAGDETNATQNFWRSAENLAVIPEGGTNRWAVSQAAPMRRVHIRGNLTLGPSNMGNPTGYASGGYLADARVDGQVSSGSQQQWYTRDSSLGSWTGGVWNMVFSGVQGAPAQAFPNPPHTTLATTPVSREKPYLYIDASGKYRVFLPALRSASAGATWPNTPGTSLPLSQFYVARPSDSAATLNQALAQGLNLLFTPGVYHLNQTLNVTRANTVIYGLGFPTLIPDGGVNAMQTADVDGIRISGLLFDAGTVNSAALLTVGTAGSHVNHAANPTSVQDVFFRIGGAVAGKATTSLIVNSDHTLVDHIWAWRADHGTSPTGWTINTADTGLIVNGHSVLATGLFVEHYQKYEVIWNGQGGRTIFFQNEKPYDVPDQATWRSGANGYAAYKVADTVTTHEGWGMGVYSYFNVNPGVHVDRGFEVPSTPGVKFRDLLTVSLGNVGTIDHVINTTGPVAPQPGTNTAPSTVVSYP